The following nucleotide sequence is from Methanobacterium petrolearium.
CTCATATAATCCAGTCATATAGGGGAACATCAATTTAACCAGCACATTGAATGGTATCATCTGGCCATTATGAGTGTGACCGGAAAGTTGTAAGTCAATTCCAGCCTCATTGGCATCTTCCAACTCCCCGGGGAGATGGTAAAGAAGAATTGATGGTTTATCCTCGTCGATTTTAAGCTGGGAAAGGATTTTTTTCAAATGACCCCTCCCAAAAGAGTACTCCACACCGATAACTTGTATTCCCTTGAATTCAACCAATTCATTTTGGAGTATTTTCAGTTTTGTGGATCCCAGGACCCTGAAAACCTCATCCAGTCCCTCATAAGTCTCATGATTACCTGTGACAAAGAAAACTGGTGTGTTGAAGCGGTTGATGGCTTTGAATGTATGTTTATGCAGTCGAGCGCTGCCATCAACCATGTCTCCTGTTATAAAAACCACATCCGGATTAAGTTTATTGGTTTTGGTGACAATTCTCTCCATGTACCCTGAGTTTCTCACCGAACCAATGTGGATGTCACTGAGGTGGACCACCCTCAAATCATCCTTTAAACCTTTTAATGGTATTTCGATTTCCTTAATCTTCAATAAATAGCTGTTATAAATGGCATATGAGCTGATAATAATTGTTAATATTGCAATTGTGATTCCTGCAGTTTCACGAGGCAGTGTGATGAAAAAGGATAACACTAAATAGGTTATAAGGAAAAATAGTAGATAAAATGATATTCCCATCCATGCAGAAGCCACGGTGTAGAATATACGGGTTATATTGTTGGACACCGTCCTTTCAATGATGTTACTAACTGGATAGGACAATGCAGCAATTAACATGAGAATGTAAAACCCATTATCCATTGGAAAACCGAGTAAAAAGGACATTCCAAAGAAAACATAGTAGTTAAGGACCAAAAAACCCACGAAAAACAGGGATACAAACATTAAATAATGGATAATCGTTCTCATCTTACCGCCAAAGAATTCCGTTATCACCATGTATTGGTGTCGTGAATTAAAAGTATTGGATGTCGTGAATTAATTATAATTTGATTAAAAATATAATTTCATTATAGAGATTTTCTTTTTACTTTGTTTTTTTATTTTTGGTTTGGTATTTTTTTATTTTTTTTATTTTTTGGTTGTTTTTCTGGGTTTTTAACC
It contains:
- a CDS encoding metallophosphoesterase: MRTIIHYLMFVSLFFVGFLVLNYYVFFGMSFLLGFPMDNGFYILMLIAALSYPVSNIIERTVSNNITRIFYTVASAWMGISFYLLFFLITYLVLSFFITLPRETAGITIAILTIIISSYAIYNSYLLKIKEIEIPLKGLKDDLRVVHLSDIHIGSVRNSGYMERIVTKTNKLNPDVVFITGDMVDGSARLHKHTFKAINRFNTPVFFVTGNHETYEGLDEVFRVLGSTKLKILQNELVEFKGIQVIGVEYSFGRGHLKKILSQLKIDEDKPSILLYHLPGELEDANEAGIDLQLSGHTHNGQMIPFNVLVKLMFPYMTGLYEYKGTKLYVSQGTGTWGPPMRLGSRCEITLITLKS